The following coding sequences are from one Musa acuminata AAA Group cultivar baxijiao chromosome BXJ1-6, Cavendish_Baxijiao_AAA, whole genome shotgun sequence window:
- the LOC135675798 gene encoding syntaxin-32-like, translated as MNSRPGQASYRDRTQEFVKAVENLKTPFSLVADASNSSTGSILEGPKSTASNQSGFNRKASKIGLGIHQTSQKLAKLAKLAKRTSVFDDPAVEIQELTAVIKQDITALNSAVVDLQLLCNSQNESGTMSKDTTSHSATVVDNLKNRLMSATKEFKEVLTMRTENFKVHENRRQLFSSSAAKDVTNPFLRQRPLSSRGISDSNAPSAPWENGSTHSSSLFPRRMMNGEPSSSIQPLIQQQQQQQTAPVQDHYIQSRAEALQNVESTIHELSNIFTQLATMVSQQGELAIRIDENVDDTLANVEGAQGALLKYLTSISSNRWLMMKIFFVLMVFLMIFLFFVA; from the exons ATGAATTCAAGACCGGGGCAAGCGTCTTATCGTGATCGGACGCAGGAGTTCGTCAAGGCTGTTGAGAACTTGAAGACGCCCTTTTCATTGGTAGCGGATGCTTCGAACTCAAGCACTGGATCTATCTTGGAGGGACCAAAATCTACGGCCTCAAACCAATCGGGGTTTAACAGGAAAGCTTCGAAAATTGGCCTTGGGATTCATCAGACTTCACAGAAACTTGCCAAGCTTGCGAAAT TGGCAAAAAGAACATCAGTTTTTGATGACCCTGCTGTAGAGATTCAAGAACTGACAGCAGTCATCAAGCAGGACATTACTGCTCTGAATTCTGCAGTTGTAGACCTGCAACTCCTCTGTAATTCACAGAATGAAAGTGGGACTATGTCCAAAGATACTACCAGTCACTCGGCGACTGTAGTTGATAATTTGAAAAATCGCCTGATGAGTGCAACAAAGGAGTTCAAAGAAGTTCTAACCATGCGGACTGAG AACTTCAAGGTTCATGAGAACAGAAGGCAGTTGTTTTCTTCATCTGCTGCGAAAGATGTAACCAATCCTTTTCTTCGACAACGACCGCTGTCGTCCAGGGGAATTAGTGACTCTAATGCTCCCTCAGCACCATGGGAAAATGGCTCAAcacattcttcttctttgtttcccAG GAGGATGATGAATGGGGAGCCATCATCATCAATTCAACCTTTGATCcaacagcagcaacaacagcaaaCGGCTCCAGTACAGGATCACTACATTCAGAGCAGAGCAGAAGCCCTTCAGAATGTTGAATCAACAATTCATGAATTGAGCAATATTTTTACACAACTAGCTACGATGGTTTCACAGCAGGGGGAGCTTGCAATCAG GATTGATGAGAACGTGGATGACACATTAGCTAATGTGGAGGGAGCACAAGGCGCGCTGCTCAAGTATCTCACCAGTATATCCTCTAATAGGTGGTTGATGATGAAGATATTCTTTGTCCTCATGGTTTTCCTTATgatctttttgttttttgttgcaTAA